The genomic DNA GTCAACAATTTACCGGTAGAAATGCTGGAAAGAAAGGATGCTGCAGGGCGTGTTCTAAAAGAGTGCCTGGAAATGGCGGGCGGGTGCCCGGATGAGATTCCCAAACGTGCGAGAAAAAAAGGAGATGTGGCCTTATATCTGGAGTTGCATATTGAACAGGGGCCAATTTTAGAACAGACGAATCACAAACTAGGTGTGGTCACGGGAATTGTTGGGATTCACCGGTATCGTGTAGTTGTCGAAGGAAAACCGAATCACGCCGGCACCACACCTATGGATATGCGGTACGATGCTCTCGCTGGAGCTTCTGAAATGGTGATGGCATTGGAACATCTTTGCAAAGAACATTTTTCTGAACCGCTGGTCGGTACGGTCGGAAAATTGACGGTCGAACCGAACGCATCCAATGTGATCCCGGGACGAGTGGTATTTGAAATGGAGGTGCGGTCGATCGAAGTCACGCTCATTGAGCGAGTGGCCAAATCATTTATGCAAAAAGCGCGGGATATCGCATTCCGGAGAGGATTGTCCGTTACGTTTGATCTGCTTTCCCGTTCGGAGGCAATCCGTATATCTCCAGAAGTGCAACAAATTATCCAGCAGGCGTGTCTTGCAACAACCGCCGCAACCATCCGTTTGCCAAGTGGTGCAGGCCATGATGCGAATCAAATTGCCAGGATCGCTCCGATCGGCATGATATTTGTGCCGAGCAAGGACGGAAGAAGTCATTGTCCGGAAGAGTGGACCGACTACAAAGACGTTGCCCTGGGTATTGAAGCTTTGGCACGGGCTGTTCTACAA from Effusibacillus pohliae DSM 22757 includes the following:
- a CDS encoding Zn-dependent hydrolase encodes the protein MGDFHLFPIEERVRRDLETMSSFVDKTKPGWTRRPFTTWYEQARNWLKKEMIQCGLEVTVDAASNLIGRLPGKDPLLPPIMVGSHTDTVTGGGRFDGIIGVLAGLEIVRRIKETDTEMRHSFEIVDFTAEEPTEFGISTVGSRGMVNNLPVEMLERKDAAGRVLKECLEMAGGCPDEIPKRARKKGDVALYLELHIEQGPILEQTNHKLGVVTGIVGIHRYRVVVEGKPNHAGTTPMDMRYDALAGASEMVMALEHLCKEHFSEPLVGTVGKLTVEPNASNVIPGRVVFEMEVRSIEVTLIERVAKSFMQKARDIAFRRGLSVTFDLLSRSEAIRISPEVQQIIQQACLATTAATIRLPSGAGHDANQIARIAPIGMIFVPSKDGRSHCPEEWTDYKDVALGIEALARAVLQFDRMV